The Desulfohalovibrio reitneri genome contains a region encoding:
- a CDS encoding nickel/cobalt transporter, which translates to MTRWRLPVALLLVLACLVLAAQASAVRNPFLSSSQESGESAPAGVRGEESSSPSILSGLLRTTSAMQRELRLSMVRAAGSIRENPWGGAFWAFMGLAFLYGVVHAVGPGHGKTITATYFLGRPGGVASGIAFGNLTMLTHVVSASVLVLGGAELLGLAGGQAVEEGGLFLEKISYGLILAVGLGLFLRGLLEYRRGGPLHHHDHPPRSGRGGLVLTAAAAGLVPCPGAALILLFAVSHQLVRTGLLAMASVSLGMGLTTSAFALLAIGSRGALLRLARRREKAFARLHAALTLGGALAVAVLGGLLLASVT; encoded by the coding sequence ATGACCCGGTGGCGCCTTCCGGTCGCGCTGCTGCTGGTCCTGGCCTGCCTGGTCCTGGCCGCGCAGGCCTCCGCCGTCCGCAACCCCTTCCTCAGCAGTTCCCAGGAGAGCGGGGAGTCCGCCCCGGCCGGGGTCCGCGGGGAGGAGTCCTCCTCCCCGTCCATCCTCTCCGGCCTGCTGCGGACCACCAGCGCCATGCAGCGGGAGCTGCGGCTGTCGATGGTGCGGGCCGCGGGCAGCATCCGGGAAAACCCCTGGGGCGGAGCCTTCTGGGCCTTCATGGGGCTGGCCTTCCTCTACGGGGTGGTGCACGCCGTGGGGCCTGGACACGGCAAGACCATCACAGCCACCTACTTCCTGGGGCGGCCGGGCGGAGTGGCCTCGGGCATCGCCTTCGGCAACCTGACCATGCTTACCCACGTCGTCTCCGCCTCGGTGCTGGTGCTGGGCGGGGCGGAACTGCTTGGGCTGGCCGGGGGGCAGGCGGTTGAGGAAGGCGGGCTGTTCCTGGAGAAGATCAGCTACGGCCTCATCCTGGCGGTGGGGCTGGGACTCTTTCTGCGCGGGCTGCTGGAGTACCGGCGCGGCGGGCCCCTCCACCACCACGACCACCCGCCGCGCTCCGGCCGGGGCGGGCTGGTGCTCACCGCGGCGGCGGCCGGGCTGGTGCCCTGTCCCGGCGCGGCCCTCATCCTGCTCTTCGCCGTCTCCCACCAGCTCGTCCGCACCGGCCTGCTGGCCATGGCCTCGGTCTCCCTGGGCATGGGGCTGACCACCTCGGCCTTCGCCCTGCTGGCCATCGGTTCGCGCGGTGCGCTGCTGCGCCTGGCGCGCCGCCGCGAAAAGGCCTTCGCCCGCCTGCACGCCGCCCTCACCCTGGGCGGGGCGCTGGCCGTGGCCGTCCTGGGCGGGCTGCTGCTGGCCTCGGTGACGTAG
- a CDS encoding DUF1007 family protein, translating into MRRFILPLGLVLPLALAALAAAPSPARAHPHAFVECVLTVVFDENGLAGFRQHWTLDEMLSVQVMQMVDTNNDFELSEAEAASVEEKSFSHIANNSYFTHVLIDGKPFKAEWATDFTAGMDGNKMVYEFFVPCHVAAADTEKEVKVAVFDASFYTFVTLVSPQGGGGTDPTKDPQFGTGAGPSPDDYQRFKANVDVDSFQGEVPLKGPSEQFDMEAWVDMLPSLAYFHDQITPDGYVVRFKKK; encoded by the coding sequence ATGCGACGCTTCATCCTTCCCCTCGGGCTGGTGCTGCCGCTGGCCCTGGCCGCCCTGGCGGCCGCCCCCTCCCCGGCCCGCGCCCACCCCCACGCCTTCGTGGAATGCGTGCTCACCGTGGTCTTCGACGAGAACGGCCTGGCTGGCTTCCGCCAGCACTGGACCCTGGACGAGATGCTCTCGGTGCAGGTCATGCAGATGGTGGACACGAACAACGATTTCGAGTTGAGCGAGGCCGAGGCCGCCTCGGTGGAGGAGAAGAGCTTCTCCCACATCGCCAACAACAGCTATTTCACCCACGTCCTCATCGACGGGAAGCCATTCAAGGCGGAATGGGCCACGGACTTCACCGCCGGCATGGACGGCAACAAAATGGTCTACGAGTTCTTCGTGCCCTGCCACGTGGCCGCGGCGGACACGGAAAAGGAAGTCAAGGTGGCGGTCTTTGACGCCTCCTTCTACACCTTCGTCACCCTGGTCTCACCCCAGGGCGGGGGCGGGACGGACCCCACCAAGGACCCGCAATTCGGCACCGGCGCCGGGCCGAGCCCCGACGACTACCAGCGGTTCAAGGCCAACGTGGACGTAGACTCCTTCCAGGGCGAAGTACCTCTCAAGGGTCCCTCGGAACAGTTCGACATGGAGGCCTGGGTGGACATGCTGCCCTCCCTGGCCTACTTCCACGACCAGATCACCCCGGACGGCTACGTCGTCCGTTTCAAGAAAAAATGA
- a CDS encoding FeoA family protein encodes MSQPLPLRYLQQNQKAKVVRVTASGEMGRRIRDMGLNPGAELTVTGRAPLYDPVALKLAGFTLTLRNNEADHIEVEPLRDGDRV; translated from the coding sequence ATGTCCCAGCCCCTGCCACTGCGATACCTGCAGCAGAACCAGAAGGCCAAGGTGGTGCGCGTCACCGCTTCCGGAGAGATGGGCCGCCGCATCCGCGACATGGGCCTCAACCCCGGCGCGGAGCTGACCGTGACTGGCCGCGCCCCCCTGTACGACCCCGTGGCCCTGAAGCTGGCGGGCTTCACCCTGACCCTGCGCAACAACGAGGCGGACCACATCGAGGTGGAGCCGCTGCGGGACGGAGACCGCGTATGA
- the feoB gene encoding ferrous iron transport protein B, translated as MSTLNLALAGNPNSGKTTLFNAVTGARQRVGNYPGVTVERKEGTVRVGADSVHLVDLPGCYSLTAYTPEELVARQVLIDERPQAVVQVADATALERSLYLTVQFLELGFPVVLALNMMDEVKRRGMRIDAAKLAELFNMPVVETVAREGRGKEELLEEAAKAAARSGELRSFRLSYGPDIDPALEDMTAMLDGTGVDMGAPNRWIALKYLEGDEEVVRKGRAAAPELSRRLEERVDEVRRHLLATLETYPEAVIADYRYGFISSVLKQGVLRRNERKQRIEITEMLDKVLTHRLLGPAIMLGVLYGLFELTFTVGEIPMGWLGAFFGWLSGSVEAAMPAGPLRSLLVSGIIDGVGGVLGFVPLIAVMFLAITFLEDAGYMARMAYMLDRVFRIFGLHGCSVMPFLVSGGLPGGCAVPGVMAARTLRSPREKLATLLTAPFMTCGAKVPVFILLAAAFFPGQAAQVMFFVTLGAWAMALLVSKLLRSTLLRGESTPFVMELPPYRMPTLRGLLIHTWDRAWAYIRKAGTVILAVSILIWAAMTYPGLPEDQAAAFEQQRVQAEQAVQGEALAERLAAIDQREAAATLKNSAAGRIGAALEPVTLAAGFDWRTNIALVGGFAAKEVIVSTMGTAYSLGEVDPEETGGLVSRIQADPTWSKATAIALIAFVLLYAPCFVTVVTMARESSWRWAALSMSMNTAIAFLLAVAIYQIGA; from the coding sequence ATGAGCACCCTCAATCTGGCCCTGGCGGGCAATCCCAACTCCGGCAAGACCACTCTTTTCAACGCCGTCACCGGCGCCCGGCAGCGGGTGGGCAACTATCCGGGCGTGACCGTGGAGCGCAAGGAAGGCACCGTTCGCGTGGGCGCGGACAGCGTGCACCTTGTGGACCTGCCCGGCTGCTACTCCCTGACCGCCTACACCCCGGAAGAGCTGGTGGCCAGGCAGGTGCTCATCGACGAGCGGCCCCAGGCCGTGGTGCAGGTGGCCGACGCCACCGCCCTGGAGCGCAGCCTCTACCTGACGGTGCAGTTTCTGGAGCTGGGCTTCCCCGTGGTCCTGGCCCTGAACATGATGGACGAGGTCAAGCGCAGGGGCATGCGCATCGACGCGGCCAAATTGGCCGAGCTGTTCAACATGCCCGTGGTGGAGACCGTGGCCCGCGAGGGCCGGGGCAAGGAGGAACTGCTGGAGGAGGCGGCCAAGGCCGCCGCCCGCTCCGGTGAACTGCGCTCCTTCCGCCTCTCCTATGGCCCGGACATCGACCCCGCCCTGGAGGACATGACCGCCATGCTGGACGGGACCGGGGTGGACATGGGCGCGCCCAACCGTTGGATCGCCCTGAAGTACCTGGAGGGCGACGAGGAGGTGGTGCGCAAGGGCCGCGCCGCCGCTCCCGAGCTTTCCAGGCGGCTCGAGGAGCGCGTGGACGAGGTTCGCCGCCATCTGCTGGCCACCCTGGAAACCTACCCCGAGGCGGTCATCGCCGACTACCGCTACGGCTTCATTTCCTCGGTGCTCAAGCAGGGCGTGCTGCGGCGCAACGAGCGCAAGCAGCGCATCGAGATCACCGAGATGCTGGACAAGGTCCTCACCCACCGCCTCCTGGGGCCGGCCATTATGCTGGGTGTACTCTACGGCCTGTTCGAACTGACCTTCACCGTGGGCGAGATTCCCATGGGCTGGCTGGGGGCCTTCTTCGGCTGGCTGTCCGGCTCGGTGGAGGCCGCCATGCCCGCCGGGCCCCTGCGCTCGCTGTTGGTCTCGGGCATCATCGACGGCGTGGGCGGCGTGCTGGGCTTCGTGCCCCTCATCGCGGTCATGTTCCTGGCCATCACCTTTCTGGAGGACGCCGGCTACATGGCCCGCATGGCCTATATGCTGGACCGCGTCTTCCGCATCTTCGGCCTGCACGGCTGCTCGGTGATGCCCTTCCTGGTCTCCGGCGGACTGCCCGGCGGCTGCGCCGTGCCCGGCGTCATGGCCGCCCGAACCCTGCGCAGCCCGCGCGAGAAGCTGGCCACCCTGCTCACCGCCCCCTTCATGACCTGCGGGGCCAAAGTGCCGGTGTTCATCCTGCTGGCCGCGGCCTTCTTCCCCGGCCAGGCGGCCCAGGTCATGTTCTTCGTCACCCTGGGCGCCTGGGCCATGGCCCTGCTGGTCTCCAAGCTGCTGCGCTCCACGCTTTTGCGCGGCGAGTCCACACCCTTCGTCATGGAGCTGCCGCCCTACCGCATGCCCACCCTGCGCGGCCTGCTCATCCACACCTGGGACCGCGCCTGGGCCTACATCCGCAAGGCGGGCACCGTCATTCTGGCCGTGTCCATTCTCATCTGGGCGGCCATGACCTACCCCGGCCTGCCCGAGGACCAGGCCGCCGCCTTCGAACAGCAGCGCGTCCAGGCGGAACAGGCGGTTCAGGGCGAGGCCCTGGCCGAGCGGCTGGCCGCCATCGACCAGCGGGAGGCGGCCGCCACCCTGAAGAACTCCGCTGCCGGACGCATCGGCGCGGCCCTGGAGCCGGTCACGCTGGCCGCGGGCTTCGACTGGCGCACCAACATCGCCCTGGTCGGCGGCTTCGCGGCCAAGGAGGTCATCGTCTCCACCATGGGCACGGCCTACTCGCTGGGCGAGGTGGATCCCGAGGAGACCGGCGGGCTGGTCAGCCGCATCCAGGCGGACCCCACCTGGTCCAAGGCCACGGCCATCGCCCTCATCGCCTTCGTGCTGCTCTACGCGCCCTGCTTCGTGACCGTGGTCACCATGGCCCGGGAGTCCTCCTGGCGCTGGGCGGCCCTGTCCATGTCCATGAACACGGCCATCGCCTTCCTGCTGGCGGTGGCCATCTACCAGATAGGCGCCTAG
- a CDS encoding YggS family pyridoxal phosphate-dependent enzyme translates to MPDMEHGEYASRLAGVRGRIEEAAKRSGRDASEVVLVAVSKWHGAASVRALYEAGQRDFGESYVQEALAKAEELSDLDARWHFIGGLQTNKAKFVAGGFHLVHSLDSIKLARALHNRAEAAGAVQDVLLQVNLAGEEQKRGLAEDEAARLLEAAGDLPGIRPRGLMTMPPFSEDPEASRPLFARLRKLRDGLERKFGLDLPELSMGMSGDFPQAVEEGATLVRVGTDLFGPREY, encoded by the coding sequence ATGCCTGACATGGAACACGGAGAGTATGCCTCCCGGCTGGCCGGAGTGCGCGGCCGCATCGAGGAGGCCGCCAAGCGGTCGGGGCGGGACGCGTCCGAGGTGGTGCTGGTGGCGGTGTCCAAGTGGCACGGCGCGGCCAGCGTGCGCGCCCTGTACGAGGCGGGCCAGCGCGACTTCGGCGAGTCGTACGTGCAGGAGGCGCTGGCCAAGGCGGAGGAATTGTCCGACCTGGACGCGCGCTGGCACTTCATCGGGGGGTTGCAGACCAACAAGGCCAAGTTCGTGGCCGGCGGGTTTCACCTGGTTCACTCCCTGGACTCCATAAAACTGGCCCGCGCCTTGCATAACCGAGCGGAGGCGGCCGGAGCGGTGCAGGATGTGCTGCTTCAGGTCAACCTGGCCGGCGAGGAACAGAAGCGGGGCCTGGCCGAGGACGAGGCCGCCCGCCTGCTGGAAGCCGCCGGGGACCTGCCGGGAATCCGCCCGCGGGGCTTGATGACCATGCCCCCGTTCAGCGAGGACCCGGAGGCGTCGAGGCCCTTGTTCGCGCGGCTGCGCAAGCTGCGCGACGGCCTGGAGCGGAAGTTCGGCCTGGACCTGCCCGAGTTGTCCATGGGCATGTCCGGCGATTTTCCCCAGGCGGTGGAGGAGGGGGCGACCCTCGTCCGCGTGGGAACGGACCTGTTCGGTCCCAGGGAATACTGA
- a CDS encoding motility protein A: MDLATVIGIVLAMGLVVSAILLGSSLLIFISAPSALIVIGGTIGATLVNYPLGSVLGVVGIFKKTFFSTVENPSEIIARFMDYANRARREGILSLEPLLKEIDDAYLRKGLQLTVDGLEPQTIEEIMQAEVDYLEQRHETGAEIVAAMGAYAPALGMIGTVIGLVQMLQSMSDPSTIGPAMAVALLTTLYGAILANLFFNPLAGKLKNRSREELLTRELIMEGILSISKGENPRIIEEKLNSFLPPKQRQSSD, encoded by the coding sequence ATGGATTTGGCGACAGTCATCGGCATCGTGCTTGCCATGGGGCTGGTTGTTTCGGCCATCTTGTTGGGGTCGAGCCTGCTCATATTCATTTCCGCGCCGTCCGCCCTCATCGTCATCGGCGGCACCATCGGCGCCACCCTGGTGAACTACCCGCTGGGCAGCGTGCTCGGCGTGGTGGGCATCTTCAAGAAGACCTTCTTCTCCACGGTGGAGAACCCCTCCGAGATCATCGCCCGCTTCATGGACTACGCCAATCGCGCCCGCCGCGAGGGCATCCTCTCCCTGGAGCCGCTGCTCAAGGAGATCGACGACGCCTATCTGCGCAAGGGGCTGCAGCTGACGGTGGACGGCCTGGAGCCGCAGACCATCGAGGAGATCATGCAGGCCGAGGTGGATTACCTGGAGCAGCGCCACGAAACCGGCGCGGAGATCGTGGCCGCCATGGGCGCCTACGCCCCGGCCCTGGGCATGATCGGCACGGTCATAGGCCTGGTGCAGATGCTGCAATCCATGTCCGACCCCTCCACCATCGGCCCGGCCATGGCCGTGGCTCTGTTGACCACGCTGTACGGCGCCATCCTGGCCAACCTGTTCTTCAACCCCCTGGCGGGCAAGCTGAAGAACCGCTCCCGGGAGGAGCTGCTCACCAGGGAGCTGATCATGGAGGGCATCCTGTCCATCTCCAAGGGCGAAAACCCGCGTATCATCGAGGAGAAGCTGAACAGCTTCCTGCCTCCCAAACAGCGGCAGAGCTCGGACTAG
- a CDS encoding OmpA/MotB family protein yields the protein MARKKKKKGGGDDMPTWLITFSDMMTLLLTFFVLLNSMAVIDERRKLVALGSIIGTFGMGSESIDVLTKAQTRKTVEPGPMEDVEDLQMLKEMVWDDAEKDLRFAESRFVQIFSVSSDVLFPPGETELTGRGRELLNRILPVLRQVDYPLLLAGHTATLRDELGEEFRVRDLRATVDPSWRISLLRTLAVYQYLIGNGMDPAMLRMEAFGRYRPRHDNETPEGRGANRRVDIVLDKRQEALRAEISRRLPPGGGDAGRYEVDGFVFSVGGNRTEGGQPVGEGAP from the coding sequence ATGGCCAGGAAGAAAAAGAAGAAGGGCGGCGGCGACGACATGCCGACCTGGCTCATCACGTTCTCGGACATGATGACCCTGCTGTTGACCTTCTTCGTGCTGCTCAACTCCATGGCCGTCATCGACGAGCGGCGGAAGCTGGTGGCCCTGGGCTCCATCATCGGCACCTTCGGCATGGGTTCGGAGAGCATCGACGTGCTGACCAAGGCCCAGACCAGGAAAACCGTGGAGCCCGGCCCCATGGAGGACGTGGAGGACCTGCAGATGCTCAAGGAGATGGTCTGGGACGACGCGGAAAAGGACCTGCGTTTCGCCGAGTCGCGTTTCGTGCAGATCTTCTCCGTGTCCTCGGACGTGCTCTTCCCGCCGGGGGAGACGGAGCTTACCGGCCGGGGCAGGGAGCTTTTGAACCGGATTCTGCCGGTGCTGCGCCAAGTGGATTACCCCCTGCTGCTGGCGGGCCACACCGCCACCCTGCGCGACGAGCTGGGCGAGGAATTCCGCGTGCGGGACCTGCGCGCCACGGTGGACCCTTCATGGCGCATCTCCCTGCTGCGGACGCTGGCGGTCTACCAGTACCTCATCGGCAACGGCATGGACCCGGCCATGCTGCGCATGGAGGCCTTCGGCCGCTACCGTCCGCGCCATGACAACGAGACCCCCGAGGGGCGCGGCGCCAACCGCCGGGTGGACATCGTGCTGGACAAGCGCCAGGAGGCCCTCCGGGCGGAGATTTCCAGGCGGCTGCCCCCGGGCGGGGGGGACGCCGGGCGCTACGAGGTGGACGGCTTCGTTTTCAGCGTGGGCGGCAACCGGACGGAAGGCGGCCAGCCCGTCGGGGAGGGCGCTCCCTGA
- a CDS encoding OmpA/MotB family protein produces MARKKKDAKGSSGPKQTWLVTFGDLVTLLLTFFVLLLSMSSMDRSILTRVSVFTRDLGFLTYRGAGKVSPEVELVVELMERPQDLLMQRDRIKDLLFPDEVLPEKIDRATLEENLEILKRPEGVALVLSDKLLFESGSAELTQGAREILAQVLPVLDMLAAPVNVAGYSDAVGGASESNYILAGRRARSVMTYFLSRGMPPELFSVSAYGPHLPLASNETPEGRARNRRVEILVRTQPLLGGYA; encoded by the coding sequence ATGGCCCGCAAAAAGAAGGACGCCAAGGGGTCCTCCGGACCCAAGCAGACCTGGCTGGTCACTTTCGGGGACCTTGTCACGCTGCTGTTGACCTTCTTCGTGCTGCTGCTGAGCATGTCCTCCATGGACCGCAGCATCCTGACACGGGTCAGCGTCTTTACCCGGGACCTGGGCTTTCTCACCTACCGGGGGGCGGGCAAGGTCAGCCCCGAGGTGGAGTTGGTGGTGGAACTCATGGAGCGGCCGCAGGACCTGCTCATGCAGCGGGACCGCATCAAGGACCTGCTCTTCCCCGATGAGGTGCTGCCGGAGAAGATCGACCGGGCCACCCTGGAAGAGAACCTGGAGATCCTCAAGCGTCCCGAGGGGGTGGCCCTGGTGCTCTCGGACAAGCTGCTCTTCGAGAGCGGCTCGGCCGAACTGACCCAGGGGGCGCGGGAGATCCTGGCCCAGGTGCTGCCCGTGCTTGACATGCTGGCCGCCCCGGTCAACGTTGCCGGCTACTCAGACGCCGTGGGCGGCGCATCGGAGAGCAACTACATCCTGGCGGGGCGGCGGGCGAGGTCCGTGATGACCTATTTCCTCTCCCGGGGGATGCCCCCGGAGTTGTTTTCGGTCTCGGCCTACGGGCCGCACCTGCCTCTGGCCAGCAACGAGACGCCCGAGGGCAGGGCCAGGAACCGCCGCGTGGAGATACTTGTGCGAACCCAGCCGCTGCTTGGCGGCTATGCCTAA
- a CDS encoding flagellar basal body-associated FliL family protein, with product MAEEEQQEEQPKSKKKGLLKWIILVVLFLGLAGGGYYVYTTYFAGGEKGGEAQQEEAAEEAASDQTSAEGYKDLVTLPTFVVNLADPLGRRYLKLSMDVEVTDEKAAQELTNKEAQVRDAIILLLSSKTFQDLSTIESKLQLKKEIVERLNQVLGGPKVLRVFFTEMVVQ from the coding sequence GTGGCCGAAGAAGAACAACAAGAAGAACAGCCCAAATCCAAGAAGAAGGGGCTCTTGAAGTGGATCATCCTGGTGGTCCTCTTCCTGGGGCTGGCCGGCGGCGGCTACTACGTCTACACCACCTACTTCGCCGGCGGGGAGAAGGGCGGCGAGGCGCAGCAGGAGGAGGCCGCCGAGGAGGCCGCCAGCGACCAGACCTCGGCCGAGGGCTACAAGGACCTGGTCACGCTGCCCACCTTTGTGGTCAACCTGGCCGACCCCCTGGGGCGGCGCTACCTCAAGCTGTCCATGGACGTGGAGGTGACGGACGAGAAGGCCGCCCAGGAGCTGACCAACAAGGAGGCGCAGGTGCGCGACGCCATCATCCTGCTACTCTCCTCCAAGACCTTCCAGGACCTCTCCACCATAGAGAGCAAGCTGCAGCTCAAGAAGGAGATAGTGGAGCGGTTGAACCAGGTGCTGGGCGGACCCAAGGTCCTGCGGGTATTTTTCACGGAAATGGTCGTCCAGTAG
- the fliN gene encoding flagellar motor switch protein FliN, whose product MGDEMDQDKLAEEWAAALGAEEEEDGEGLDLGGGESEQNLADEWAAALADQEEDGIKKEKEQDYLSSQSHGADFKDLTQEAKAPRQDGTKRDLDFILDIPLEVSAELGRTKLLINELLQLGQGSVVELNKLAGEPLEIYVNGKLVARGEAVVINEKFGIRLTDIISPIERVKQLG is encoded by the coding sequence ATGGGCGACGAGATGGACCAAGACAAGCTGGCCGAAGAGTGGGCCGCCGCGCTGGGCGCGGAGGAAGAAGAGGACGGCGAGGGCCTGGATCTGGGCGGCGGCGAGTCCGAACAGAACCTGGCCGACGAGTGGGCCGCTGCCCTGGCCGACCAGGAAGAGGACGGCATCAAGAAGGAGAAGGAGCAGGACTACCTCTCCTCCCAGTCCCACGGGGCCGATTTCAAGGATTTGACGCAGGAGGCCAAGGCCCCGCGGCAGGACGGCACCAAGCGGGACCTGGACTTCATCCTGGACATCCCCCTGGAGGTCTCGGCCGAGCTGGGCCGCACCAAGCTGCTCATCAACGAGCTGCTGCAGCTGGGCCAGGGTTCGGTGGTGGAGCTGAACAAGCTGGCGGGCGAGCCGCTGGAGATCTACGTCAACGGCAAGCTGGTGGCGCGCGGCGAGGCGGTGGTCATCAACGAGAAGTTCGGCATCCGCCTGACCGACATCATCAGCCCCATCGAACGGGTGAAGCAGCTTGGCTAG
- the fliO gene encoding flagellar biosynthetic protein FliO yields MASPVHAAQAAATAAAQTQPGGVPDPTGSMFTVIASLLLLLAVLFAGFWLLRKFGHKAGLNLGGGSGKGGLKLVAQMPLGPKRSVVVVRFLNREMVLGVTEHSINLLTELEHDNGETDFAQTLAGQSRKASS; encoded by the coding sequence TTGGCTAGTCCGGTTCACGCGGCCCAGGCGGCGGCCACCGCCGCCGCGCAGACGCAGCCCGGGGGCGTGCCCGACCCCACGGGCTCCATGTTCACGGTCATCGCCTCGCTGCTGCTTCTGCTGGCGGTCCTTTTCGCGGGGTTCTGGCTGCTCAGGAAGTTCGGCCACAAGGCCGGACTGAACTTGGGCGGGGGTTCCGGCAAGGGGGGCCTGAAGCTGGTGGCCCAGATGCCCCTGGGGCCCAAAAGGTCTGTTGTTGTGGTCCGGTTCTTGAATAGGGAGATGGTACTCGGCGTGACCGAGCATTCCATCAACCTGCTCACGGAGCTGGAGCACGACAATGGCGAAACGGATTTCGCGCAAACCCTGGCGGGGCAGAGCCGCAAAGCTTCTTCTTAG
- the fliP gene encoding flagellar type III secretion system pore protein FliP (The bacterial flagellar biogenesis protein FliP forms a type III secretion system (T3SS)-type pore required for flagellar assembly.), which produces MAKRISRKPWRGRAAKLLLSLAVLLALPALGLAQEIPTISLNLAGGQTEPEKVSLLLEILFALTVLSLAPAIMLTVTSFTRLIIVFHFLRQAMGTATMPPNQVMISLAIFLTLVIMFPVGKKINDQAFQPYMDQQIGFSTALDRAQVPLREFLFKHTREKDLSIFYSITKMDRPQTKEDVPTIMLAAGYLISELKTGFTIGFMIYIPFLILDMVVASILLSMGMMMLPPVMISLPFKVLLFVMVDGWNLLVGSMVNTYAI; this is translated from the coding sequence ATGGCGAAACGGATTTCGCGCAAACCCTGGCGGGGCAGAGCCGCAAAGCTTCTTCTTAGCCTCGCCGTCCTGCTGGCCTTGCCGGCCCTGGGCCTGGCCCAGGAGATACCCACCATTTCGCTGAACCTGGCTGGCGGCCAGACCGAGCCGGAGAAGGTCTCCCTGCTGCTGGAGATCCTCTTCGCCCTGACGGTCCTCTCCCTCGCCCCGGCCATCATGCTCACGGTGACTTCGTTCACCCGGCTGATCATCGTTTTCCACTTCCTGCGCCAGGCCATGGGCACGGCCACCATGCCGCCCAACCAGGTCATGATCTCCCTGGCCATTTTCCTGACGCTGGTGATCATGTTCCCCGTGGGCAAGAAAATAAACGATCAGGCCTTTCAGCCCTACATGGACCAGCAGATCGGCTTCTCCACCGCCCTGGACAGGGCCCAGGTGCCGCTGCGGGAGTTTCTCTTCAAGCACACCCGCGAGAAGGACCTTTCCATTTTCTATTCCATCACCAAGATGGACCGCCCCCAGACCAAAGAGGACGTGCCCACCATCATGCTGGCGGCGGGCTACCTCATCAGCGAGCTCAAGACCGGCTTCACCATCGGCTTCATGATCTACATACCCTTCCTCATCCTGGACATGGTGGTGGCCTCCATCCTGCTGTCCATGGGCATGATGATGCTGCCGCCGGTCATGATCTCGCTGCCGTTCAAAGTGCTGCTTTTCGTCATGGTCGACGGCTGGAACCTGCTGGTCGGCTCCATGGTCAACACCTACGCCATCTGA
- the fliQ gene encoding flagellar biosynthesis protein FliQ — translation MTPEFVVGFARGAIELTLTVALPMLAVGLTVGIIVSVLQAATQIQEMTLTFVPKIVSIFIALIFAFPWIMDKMIAYTRNLFLSLPNYIH, via the coding sequence GTGACACCGGAATTCGTAGTGGGATTCGCCAGGGGAGCCATCGAGCTGACCCTGACCGTGGCCCTGCCCATGCTGGCCGTGGGCCTGACGGTGGGCATCATCGTCAGCGTGCTGCAGGCAGCCACGCAGATTCAGGAGATGACCCTGACCTTCGTCCCCAAGATCGTCTCCATCTTCATCGCCCTGATCTTCGCCTTCCCCTGGATCATGGACAAGATGATCGCCTATACCCGCAACCTCTTTTTGAGCCTGCCCAACTACATCCATTGA